Within Methyloversatilis discipulorum, the genomic segment CCGGCACCTTCACCGGATACATGTAGGCGGAAATGCAGCCCACCGCCTCGTCGTCCGCATAATGGTCCAGCGCATCGTTCATGTAGCATAGGAAGTGTGGCGAGGTAATCAGGTCGTCCTCCAGCACGATCACCCGGCCATGCCGCGCGCACAGCATGCCGGCGCCATCGATGATGGAGCGTGCGAGCCCGAGATTGCGCTCTCTCCGGATTACCGTGACCGATGCGAAGCCTTGCACGTCGCGGATGCATTCCAGCACCTCAGCATGGGCGGCCCGCGCCGCCCCGTCTCGCGGTGCGTCGGCGAAAATAAAAAGCGGCGTCTCGGTCGCCAGCGTGTTCGCGCGGAGCGCCGCCAGTGCCTGCCTTGTATGCTCCGGCCGGTTGTAGACGAAAAGGGCAACCGGGGCGCGGAGCCCATTGCCGCATGCGGAAGACACCATGATTACGGCGCCACAATATCCAGGACCGCACTTCGCCAGCCGCTGAACGCTGAATACCCTCCCCGGAAATAAAAGACCACCACCTTCAGAATCCTGGAAACCCTCCGAGCCTCAAGAATACCCCGTCTCTCACGAACAATCTTGACCATCTTGGAAAGATCTGAGAATGACCGATCAAAAGCTTCGGAAGTTACAAACCCTTCCTCTACAAGGGCGTTCCTATTTTTCTCGGCCCAGAAAAATAGAGGCTCAATATAAGAGTGCGAGAGCGCAACACTCTTCCGCGATAGAACGAACATGCTGAGCAAAAACCTGAACCTTGAAACTGAAGTCTCGTTCAATGCCCCCTCGCGTGTGACGGCACCCTCGTGTCGACGATAGTGCGCCAGAACAACCGGGAGCACCACACGCCCATCAACGAAATTCGCACAACAATGCAGCCATTGATCATGCGTAAGCGCTTCGCGCATAGGAATCGGCAAGCAGAGCTTCAAGAATTTACCGCGGACGGCCGTCGCCATTCCATTGACGTAGCTCTTATCCGAAATCCCGCAGGATCGAAGCCTGTCAAGTTTCTTTTGACCACTCGAACGAAGTTCTTCATCGCAGAAAAGCAGGTCGTGAATTACGAGCACCGCTTCTGGATGACTCCCGAAAAAATCAATCACCGTCAAAATCTTATTTGGGCACCACCAATCATCCTGATCGCTTAGAAAAACATAATCCCCAGAACAGTGGGCCAGGGCCCGCGAAAAATTCTCAATATAGCCAGAATTACTTTCATTCCGCAGAATTCGGACGAGCAAACGCCCATCCCTTGAAAATGACTCAATAACCTCAACAGTCCCATCCGTTGAGGCGTCGTCCGAACACACCACTTCATCTGGCGGCGTGGTCTGTGAAAAAATACTTTCCAGTTGGCATCCGAGATATGCAGCGCCGTTCCAAGTCGCAAGAGCGACCGAAATTTTGCCCGCACGGGCTTCCACTTAGAGTCCCTCGCTCGGAGCGCCC encodes:
- a CDS encoding glycosyltransferase codes for the protein MEARAGKISVALATWNGAAYLGCQLESIFSQTTPPDEVVCSDDASTDGTVEVIESFSRDGRLLVRILRNESNSGYIENFSRALAHCSGDYVFLSDQDDWWCPNKILTVIDFFGSHPEAVLVIHDLLFCDEELRSSGQKKLDRLRSCGISDKSYVNGMATAVRGKFLKLCLPIPMREALTHDQWLHCCANFVDGRVVLPVVLAHYRRHEGAVTREGALNETSVSRFRFLLSMFVLSRKSVALSHSYIEPLFFWAEKNRNALVEEGFVTSEAFDRSFSDLSKMVKIVRERRGILEARRVSRILKVVVFYFRGGYSAFSGWRSAVLDIVAP